One part of the Paroedura picta isolate Pp20150507F chromosome 5, Ppicta_v3.0, whole genome shotgun sequence genome encodes these proteins:
- the LOC143837292 gene encoding B-cell receptor CD22-like → MKNLVWLLFLPGFLCNLNPLTINPDSLVTWEGSCVVIPCQINQYMGALLRDIRLLWYYQPFYDTNQSDYSGRLLYNSSVASRKQSSSNRLMFLGNLKNEKKDCSLKISQVQMEDNGTYGARIFASYSHPVQQNKWFLNATINVAESPPYPKIDLNPKDIREGWMRVTCSVTYHCPAEPLKLTISFLGSTRSLAEKTTMSNGMLQTVADLQMTWEDHGKRLVCSLKRQRTEISKSTVELNVKYAPKDVQLISSPGTAIREGETLSMECTCSRSNPEVSEYFWYKDDQLMEEWAKNKNIEFQTERDQHSGAYRCEAKNSVGSEKSKEIHIDVQYPPKEVEVQRKPMQFIKEGEKVELKCSAKGNPWIFSYTWYKLTQAGVFRKSFQLQFNAIQVEDIGTYYCTAENKLGKSDSPPVTLDVLYAPKDVHLAIENDHRPIKEKDTVRLNCSFSHSNPRNHIWYIWHKDKSTLSNQERLLVFTAELEHAGNFTCQVCNTIKCVSSQPVSVDIHYAPKEVKVVQETKNPIHEGNYVILRCEATKANPKVDSYRWYKNGEPHPDSVADQLSIYHLTSADSGTYWCEATNSVAISRSQKLTLDVYYRPCNVSLSLERQAVVTEGTDVSLLCAADANPPPYNFELYRGEEKLKEGNGRFLTLQKVQVEDSGEYHCKAYNTISVGKSQPLMLSVSHSKATKLKHGMIGVGTILSFIFMLGLLIFVLKAWKKKRGSGVSRTEHSGSFFVRKPKPEQLCNNQVPEGAVNSLASLDEGSEEAVSYAMLRFPPSVSEEQVVYARVKAPKVALDPTSEEVVYSMVKKSGVSSMGDTKNDYENVVAQKEEEVHYSSLVNLAPRPCPTYRDSETDSESEESIQYASLKH, encoded by the exons ATGAAGAACTTGGTTTGGCTGCTCTTCCTTCCAG GTTTCCTTTGCAATCTGAACCCACTGACGATAAACCCTGATTCCCTGGTCACCTGGGAAGGATCCTGTGTAGTGATTCCCTGCCAGATCAATCAATATATGGGGGCTCTTCTCAGAGACATCCGCCTGCTTTGGTACTATCAGCCTTTTTATGATACAAACCAGTCAGACTATTCTGGCCGCCTACTATACAACAGCTCTGTAGCATCAAGAAAACAGTCTTCTTCAAACCGGTTGATGTTTTTAGGGAATTTAAAGAATGAGAAGAAAGACTGCAGCTTGAAGATCTCTCAAGTCCAAATGGAGGACAATGGCACCTATGGGGCAAGGATTTTTGCTTCATACAGTCATCCAGTTCAGCAAAATAAGTGGTTTCTCAATGCTACAATCAATGTTGCTG AATCACCTCCATATCCAAAGATAGACCTCAACCCAAAAGATATCCGAGAAGGGTGGATGAGAGTAACCTGCTCTGTAACATACCATTGTCCTGCGGAACCACTAAAACTGACTATCAGTTTCCTAGGAAGCACTCGTTCGCTTGCAGAAAAAACAACTATGAGTAATGGAATGCTCCAAACAGTGGCGGATTTGCAAATGACCTGGGAGGACCATGGAAAGCGTCTTGTCTGCTCCCTGAAAAGACAGAGGACGGAAATATCTAAGAGTACTGTGGAGCTCAATGTGAAAT ATGCTCCTAAAGATGTTCAGTTGATATCTTCACCTGGAACGGCCATTCGAGAGGGAGAGACACTTTCTATGGAGTGTACATGCAGTAGGAGTAACCCAGAGGTTTCTGAGTATTTTTGGTATAAGGATGATCAACTGATGGAAGAAtgggcaaaaaacaaaaatattgaatTTCAAACTGAAAGAGACCAGCATTCCGGTGCTTATAGATGTGAGGCTAAGAACAGTGTTGGGTCTGAGAAATCAAAAGAAATCCATATAGATGTCCAGT ATCCACCTAAGGAGGTTGAAGTCCAAAGAAAGCCCATGCAGTTTATCAAAGAAGGTGAAAAAGTGGAATTAAAGTGCTCTGCTAAAGGAAATCCATGGATCTTCAGTTACACATGGTATAAACTTACACAGGCAGGTGTATTCCGAAAAAGCTTTCAGTTGCAATTCAATGCAATTCAGGTTGAAGATATTGGCACCTATTATTGTACAGCCGAAAACAAGCTTGGAAAATCAGACTCTCCACCAGTCACTCTGGATGTTCTTT ATGCTCCCAAAGACGTCCACCTTGCCATTGAAAATGACCACCGTCCCATAAAGGAGAAAGACACCGTCAGACTAAACTGTTCGTTCAGCCACAGTAATCCACGTAATCACATCTGGTACATATGGCATAAGGATAAATCAACTCTATCCAATCAAGAACGCTTGCTGGTCTTCACTGCAGAATTAGAACATGCTGGTAATTTCACATGTCAAGTCTGCAATACCATAAAATGTGTTTCATCTCAGCCAGTCTCTGTGGATATACACT ATGCCCCCAAAGAGGTCAAAGTTGTGCAAGAGACAAAAAATCCAATTCACGAAGGCAACTATGTTATATTGAGGTGTGAAGCAACAAAGGCAAACCCCAAAGTTGACAGCTACAGATGGTACAAAAATGGGGAGCCACATCCAGATTCTGTAGCTGATCAGCTGAGCATCTATCATTTGACTTCTGCAGATTCTGGCACATACTGGTGTGAGGCCACTAACAGTGTGGCGATTTCCCGCTCCCAAAAACTCACACTGGATGTCTATT ACAGACCCTGTAATGTCAGtctgtctctggagaggcaggcaGTTGTGACAGAGGGAACAGATGTCTCACTGCTGTGTGCTGCTGACGCCAACCCACCTCCTTATAATTTTGAGTTGTACCGAGGCGAAGAAAAGCTGAAGGAGGGAAATGGCCGATTCCTGACTCTCCAAAAAGTTCAGGTCGAAGATTCGGGGGAGTATCATTGCAAAGCATACAACACAATTTCCGTGGGCAAATCGCAGCCCCTGATGCTCTCTGTGTCCC ACAGCAAAGCTACCAAACTGAAGCATGGCATGATAGGCGTTGGCACCATTCTAAGTTTCATTTTCATGTTGGGCCTGCTCATCTTTGTTCTGAAGGCATG gaagaaaaagaggggatCAGGAGTTTCCAGGACAGAGCACTCTGGCTCGTTTTTTGTGAGGAAG CCCAAGCCGGAACAGCTGTGCAACAACCAAGTCCCAGAAGGAGCTGTCAACTCCCTTGCATCCCTGGACGAGGGTTCAGAAGAAGCCGTCAGCTACGCAATGCTTCGCTTCCCCCCTAGTGTTTCCGAGGAGCAGGTTGTTTATGCCAG